Sequence from the Deinococcus radiopugnans ATCC 19172 genome:
ATTTGACCGTTTTGAGCAGGGGTTTACGCTGATTGAGGTGCTGGTGGCTATCGCTCTTTTTGGCATTCTGCTGGCAGTGTTGATCCCCAGTATTACGGCGCTACTGGGGATCAACCGTCAGGGAGAGGTTCAACTGACCAGCGCTACTCAGGCGCAGCAGGTGATCGAGTCGGTTAAGGGTGCGTGGCGGGACGCTGCTGTGTACAGCAGCAATTGCGCACCCAGTCTGATTCTGCCTACGGGCGTGACCGCTAAAAGCCAGCCGTTGGACTCGCGAGCGGGCAGCCCAGGTACCCTGACTGATATCTCGCGCGCTGTCCCATGCCCGGCGGCCGCTGCTCCCGTACCGCCCATGCGCCGAATACAAATTACCGCCGGCACGGGACCGCAAGCCACTACCCTGGTCCTTGATGTGCTGAGGCCACAATGAAACGTAGCGGCGAGGCAGGCTTCACCCTGGTCGAGATGCTGGTGGTTATAGCGATCCTGGGCGTGGTGTTGTTGGCGGTTAGCAACACTTTTATCAGCAGCTCGCGGACCACCACGTTGGCGGTTGCCCGCGCGGAACTTCAGCAGGAAACCGTCAACGCCCAGCAACTGATCGCCTCGCGGGTCAAGGAGGCATGGTATGTCTTTCCCCCAGGCGTCGCCATGGCATTGAACGATACCGCGCTCCGACGTAATCCCATCACCAGCAATAAGAATTGGACGGTGGCCACGCATCCGATACTGGCTATGATTCTGCCGCCACGTAACCCGGCCCTGGCCTGTGCGTCAGCCACAAACGATGGTTGTTACCGTTTCTTCGCATATTACCCGGTGCTGCGTTCGGTATGGGTCGCAGGCACCAGCGGTGCGTCCAATCCTGGCGCAGATGCAGCTAATGACGCTTCGACATGGGTGCTGGCGGAATATCGCGATTACTACTACGAGAGCAACCCCTCTACGACGTCTCCCGCTAGTCTTACTCTGCCACCTATTGCCGACAGCGATGCCAATCTCGTCTCCGATTACATC
This genomic interval carries:
- a CDS encoding prepilin-type N-terminal cleavage/methylation domain-containing protein — encoded protein: MKQMNDKFDRFEQGFTLIEVLVAIALFGILLAVLIPSITALLGINRQGEVQLTSATQAQQVIESVKGAWRDAAVYSSNCAPSLILPTGVTAKSQPLDSRAGSPGTLTDISRAVPCPAAAAPVPPMRRIQITAGTGPQATTLVLDVLRPQ
- a CDS encoding PilW family protein gives rise to the protein MKRSGEAGFTLVEMLVVIAILGVVLLAVSNTFISSSRTTTLAVARAELQQETVNAQQLIASRVKEAWYVFPPGVAMALNDTALRRNPITSNKNWTVATHPILAMILPPRNPALACASATNDGCYRFFAYYPVLRSVWVAGTSGASNPGADAANDASTWVLAEYRDYYYESNPSTTSPASLTLPPIADSDANLVSDYIMPTTTAGATYTMFGYTPATAATTGVTGVNINLATGRVVNGKLTRLPGQTGTYNLSVYPLNLGKVAAN